A genomic segment from Candidatus Poribacteria bacterium encodes:
- a CDS encoding glycoside hydrolase family 127 protein: MKSLPFTAVTINDRFWAPRQQTNSEVTIPHELAQCRTTGRIDNFAKAAGLMSGEFEGIFFNDSDVHKWVEAASYTLQTHPNPEWESDLDEVIAKIAGSQQSDGYLNSYFTLVEPTKRWQNLGIMHELYCAGHLFEAAVAHYQATGKSTLLDVACRFADLIDSIFGPDKRDGLPGHEGIELALVKLAGVTGERRYSALAEYFVTRRGHSPSVFEKELENPDIPGGLDAYRHHFTRDGKFEGHYAQAHLPIQEQTECVGHAVRAMYLYSAAADIAYETGDTAIINALEALWRNVTEKRLYVTGGVGPSGHNEGFTNDYELPNVSAYAETCASIGLIFWAHRMFLLQGESRFVDVLETALYNGALSGISLDGTGFFYQNPLASHGGRHRHEWFGCACCPPNIARLLASVGQYAYAESDEGVWVNLYIGGTADATVAGDVSVKLTQETDYPWSGDVKITVEPETPVTFGLNLRIPAWCDAFEVHVNGTVHTPETNANGYLSIARQWHAKDTVNLTLAMPIERVYAHPLVKENIGRYALRRGPLVYCFEDVDNPDGGFQTLSLVDGAPLEATFDSELLGGVTRIHGAGTVLDAADWGNNLYLHSKIGLKRTDVTAIPYYAWCNRGAGQMAVWVL, encoded by the coding sequence TTGAAATCACTTCCGTTCACGGCTGTTACAATTAATGACCGGTTTTGGGCACCTCGGCAGCAGACGAATTCCGAGGTAACGATCCCACACGAATTGGCGCAGTGCCGAACAACTGGTAGGATTGATAACTTCGCGAAAGCCGCTGGCTTGATGTCCGGCGAATTTGAAGGCATTTTCTTCAACGATTCTGATGTCCACAAATGGGTGGAGGCAGCATCGTATACACTTCAGACGCATCCGAACCCGGAATGGGAATCGGACCTGGACGAGGTTATCGCAAAGATCGCAGGGAGCCAACAGTCTGATGGTTACCTGAATTCCTATTTCACACTGGTCGAGCCGACGAAGCGGTGGCAAAACCTCGGTATCATGCACGAACTATACTGTGCCGGACACCTATTTGAAGCCGCCGTTGCGCATTATCAAGCGACTGGCAAGAGTACCCTGCTGGACGTTGCATGCCGATTCGCAGACCTCATCGACAGTATCTTTGGACCCGATAAACGGGATGGACTGCCCGGACATGAAGGTATCGAACTCGCACTTGTGAAGTTAGCGGGCGTTACAGGTGAAAGACGCTACTCGGCACTCGCGGAATACTTTGTGACCCGACGTGGACATTCTCCATCGGTCTTTGAGAAGGAATTAGAGAATCCGGACATTCCGGGTGGACTCGACGCGTATCGACACCATTTCACACGTGATGGAAAATTTGAGGGGCATTATGCGCAAGCACATCTTCCGATACAGGAACAGACGGAGTGTGTTGGACACGCCGTGCGTGCGATGTACCTCTATAGTGCCGCCGCCGACATCGCTTATGAGACAGGCGATACCGCAATTATAAATGCTCTGGAAGCACTGTGGCGGAACGTAACAGAGAAACGCTTATATGTCACCGGTGGTGTGGGTCCCTCTGGACACAACGAAGGTTTCACAAACGACTATGAGTTGCCGAACGTGTCTGCCTACGCTGAAACATGTGCGTCTATCGGACTGATATTTTGGGCACACCGAATGTTCTTATTGCAAGGTGAGTCGCGCTTTGTTGATGTATTGGAGACGGCACTTTACAACGGTGCGCTCTCAGGCATCTCGCTTGATGGCACGGGCTTCTTCTATCAGAATCCACTGGCAAGCCACGGTGGTCGGCATCGGCACGAATGGTTTGGCTGTGCATGCTGCCCACCGAATATTGCGCGACTTCTCGCCTCTGTCGGACAATATGCTTATGCCGAATCGGACGAAGGCGTATGGGTGAACTTATACATTGGTGGCACCGCTGATGCGACTGTTGCCGGAGACGTTTCCGTGAAATTGACCCAAGAAACGGATTATCCGTGGTCAGGCGATGTCAAGATAACAGTGGAGCCGGAAACGCCTGTAACATTTGGATTGAATTTACGCATCCCAGCGTGGTGTGACGCGTTTGAAGTGCATGTCAATGGGACGGTTCACACGCCAGAAACGAACGCTAACGGGTACCTTTCAATTGCGCGACAGTGGCATGCCAAAGATACAGTTAACTTGACACTCGCCATGCCGATTGAGCGAGTTTACGCACATCCACTCGTTAAAGAAAATATCGGACGGTACGCTTTACGCCGCGGTCCGCTGGTCTACTGCTTTGAAGATGTCGACAATCCCGATGGCGGTTTCCAGACGTTGTCGCTGGTAGATGGTGCTCCCTTAGAAGCAACGTTTGACAGTGAACTCTTAGGGGGTGTTACGCGCATCCATGGGGCAGGGACGGTGCTTGATGCCGCCGATTGGGGAAATAACCTCTATCTACATTCAAAAATAGGTTTGAAGCGGACAGATGTTACGGCAATTCCGTATTACGCGTGGTGCAATCGCGGTGCGGGACAGATGGCTGTGTGGGTTTTGTAG
- a CDS encoding IS1 family transposase, which produces MNCPRCKREDAVKNGKARERQRYKCKSCGFQFTRLTSRGRPPWQRALAVFLYCRGISISTIAGMFSVSPSTVFKWIRKFGTPLGPTPESDANGAVLLDDAEISQYLKTQSESCKSGKIFVVIPENVSSENVVVGIKQD; this is translated from the coding sequence ATGAACTGTCCGCGATGCAAACGGGAAGATGCCGTCAAAAATGGGAAAGCCAGGGAACGCCAACGCTATAAATGTAAATCTTGTGGATTCCAGTTTACACGACTGACCTCCCGCGGAAGACCCCCATGGCAGAGAGCCTTAGCGGTGTTTCTATACTGTCGCGGGATTTCTATAAGCACAATCGCGGGGATGTTTTCTGTATCACCAAGTACCGTCTTTAAATGGATTCGGAAGTTTGGCACACCGCTCGGACCTACACCTGAATCTGATGCCAATGGGGCGGTTCTTCTTGACGACGCTGAAATATCGCAGTATCTGAAAACACAGAGTGAAAGCTGCAAGTCTGGAAAGATTTTTGTCGTCATACCAGAAAACGTGTCATCTGAAAATGTGGTCGTCGGAATCAAGCAAGATTGA
- a CDS encoding VCBS repeat-containing protein gives MQYRLMIFLMLLGVSTSAASTFTDVSLTANVYQREIPIDAESGAWMGPGTAAADYDNDDCWLDIFVVGDGGLPNALYRNNGDGTFTDEAARAGVANTPRGRGCVWFDYNNDGWRDLYVTCAGPNFLFHNNGDGTFADVTQQAGVGDEKHGTGPVIADYDHDGWLDIYIANWGRSPSLLNPNPAPKTNVLYRNRGDGTFEETTDAAGVGDDGIAWGAIFFDYDGDTWADLFVANDHGPDKLYKNNGDSTFADVSEPSGIVTEINGRPTGAMGLCVGDYDNDTDLDFFITNYDADLLWRNNGDGTFTNVAEAVGVANEGVGWYASFIDYDNDGWRDLYVVNGDVDNSQKTNRNRLYHNRNGQFVDRADALNVSVDAVGRGATAGDFDNDGDVDFYVVNNTGNTLLQNDVDSANRHIKIRLRGTKSNRDGIGTRVSVVVGNRIQVQELICGTGFLGSDSLELEFGLSSVHRIDAVTLAWPSGIVETYHHLDYDADVLTFTEAENVAVAVEPDGKQSIVWGKVKAAEVSQNYPNPFNPETWIPYRLFESTDVQITIYSQSGELIRDFNLKQQSHGEKTLYWDGKNRNGETVASGIYFYQFRAGDTQSVRKMWLLK, from the coding sequence ATGCAGTACCGTCTGATGATTTTTTTGATGCTCCTTGGTGTCTCCACCTCAGCAGCGTCAACCTTCACCGATGTCAGTCTCACTGCAAATGTCTATCAACGTGAAATTCCTATTGATGCGGAATCCGGGGCTTGGATGGGTCCCGGCACTGCCGCTGCGGATTATGATAACGATGACTGCTGGCTTGACATCTTCGTCGTTGGTGATGGGGGTTTACCCAACGCACTTTACCGAAATAATGGCGATGGCACCTTCACGGACGAAGCAGCCAGAGCAGGAGTTGCAAACACGCCAAGGGGACGCGGATGCGTCTGGTTTGACTACAATAATGACGGATGGCGCGACCTCTATGTAACCTGTGCCGGTCCTAACTTTCTCTTTCACAACAACGGCGATGGCACCTTCGCAGACGTGACGCAGCAAGCAGGTGTCGGAGACGAAAAACACGGCACAGGTCCCGTGATCGCTGATTATGACCATGATGGATGGCTCGACATCTACATCGCTAATTGGGGAAGATCACCATCCCTCCTAAACCCAAATCCCGCCCCCAAAACCAATGTTCTCTACCGAAACCGTGGCGACGGTACCTTTGAAGAAACCACTGATGCTGCAGGCGTTGGCGACGATGGTATCGCTTGGGGAGCAATCTTTTTTGACTACGATGGTGATACGTGGGCAGACCTCTTCGTCGCAAATGACCATGGGCCCGACAAACTCTATAAGAACAACGGTGATAGCACTTTTGCAGATGTTTCAGAACCGTCCGGCATCGTGACCGAAATCAACGGAAGACCGACTGGTGCGATGGGACTCTGTGTTGGCGACTATGATAACGACACGGATCTGGATTTTTTCATCACGAATTACGATGCGGATCTCCTCTGGCGTAATAACGGCGATGGCACTTTCACGAACGTCGCTGAAGCTGTTGGGGTCGCAAACGAGGGAGTCGGGTGGTACGCCAGTTTCATTGACTATGATAATGACGGTTGGCGTGACCTTTACGTCGTCAACGGTGATGTTGATAACTCACAGAAAACCAACCGGAATCGACTCTATCACAATCGGAACGGCCAATTTGTAGACCGCGCTGATGCCCTAAACGTCAGTGTTGATGCCGTCGGGCGTGGCGCGACCGCTGGTGATTTTGATAACGATGGTGATGTCGATTTTTACGTCGTCAATAACACCGGTAATACGCTCCTGCAAAACGATGTTGATTCTGCCAATCGGCACATTAAAATTCGGCTGCGCGGAACGAAGAGCAATCGTGATGGGATCGGTACACGGGTATCAGTGGTTGTAGGAAACCGTATTCAGGTACAAGAGTTAATCTGTGGGACCGGCTTTTTGGGTAGTGATAGTTTGGAACTGGAATTCGGTCTCTCTTCTGTTCACCGAATCGATGCCGTCACCTTAGCCTGGCCCTCAGGCATTGTTGAAACTTACCATCACCTCGATTATGATGCGGATGTCCTTACTTTCACCGAAGCCGAAAACGTAGCAGTAGCTGTTGAACCCGATGGGAAACAGAGCATAGTCTGGGGGAAGGTGAAGGCTGCCGAAGTTTCGCAAAACTACCCCAATCCATTTAATCCAGAAACGTGGATTCCCTATCGGCTTTTCGAGTCTACTGATGTTCAGATTACAATCTACTCACAAAGTGGTGAATTGATTCGGGACTTTAACCTCAAACAACAGTCTCATGGTGAAAAAACGCTGTATTGGGATGGTAAAAACCGGAATGGGGAAACCGTAGCCAGTGGCATCTATTTCTACCAGTTCCGAGCAGGCGATACACAAAGCGTTCGGAAAATGTGGCTACTGAAATAG
- a CDS encoding WD40 repeat domain-containing protein — protein sequence MWRTYKEKLRVKTTLFSILVVLLAIFTVVPDTFAQDGTTLALPESAKARLGKGKINEVKYSPDGTHLAVVSSIGTWIYDAQTGEELKLITGHTSGVNSASFSPDGMTLASGGKDRAIRLWDVDTGSELRKLTGHTDLINNVSFSPDGMTLASGSHDYTVRLWDASTGSELHTLTGHGAPVLSVSFSPDGTMIASGSWDVTTRLWDASTGSELHTLTGHTSRITSVSFSPDGTTLATGSGDRTVRLWDPNTGGSIRTLTGHRGLVTSVSFNPNGTMVASGSWDDTVRLWDVNTGSELRTLTGHTSRVTSVSFSPDGTMIASGSEDGAVRLWDVNTGGELHTLTGHTVGVIAVSFSPDGTMIASGSEDGAVRLWDANT from the coding sequence ATATGGCGAACCTATAAGGAGAAATTACGCGTGAAAACTACACTATTTTCGATCTTAGTTGTACTTTTGGCGATATTTACTGTCGTGCCAGACACCTTTGCGCAAGACGGCACGACGTTGGCATTACCCGAAAGTGCTAAGGCACGTCTCGGCAAAGGGAAGATAAATGAAGTAAAGTATTCCCCAGACGGCACACATCTGGCAGTCGTAAGTAGTATTGGGACTTGGATTTACGACGCACAGACAGGCGAAGAACTCAAACTGATCACCGGGCATACATCTGGAGTCAACAGCGCATCGTTTAGTCCAGATGGGATGACCCTCGCCAGTGGTGGTAAGGACCGCGCCATCCGTCTGTGGGATGTGGACACAGGTAGCGAGCTTCGCAAACTCACTGGACATACGGATTTAATCAACAACGTATCGTTTAGTCCAGATGGGATGACCCTCGCCAGTGGGAGTCACGACTATACTGTCCGTCTTTGGGATGCGAGCACAGGTAGCGAGCTCCACACACTCACCGGGCATGGGGCTCCGGTCCTCAGCGTATCGTTTAGTCCAGATGGCACGATGATCGCCAGCGGGAGTTGGGATGTCACCACCCGTCTTTGGGATGCGAGCACAGGTAGCGAGCTCCACACACTCACTGGGCATACGAGTAGGATCACCAGCGTATCGTTTAGTCCAGATGGCACGACCCTCGCAACTGGGAGCGGTGACCGCACTGTCCGTCTGTGGGATCCCAACACGGGTGGTTCCATCCGCACGCTCACCGGACATAGGGGTTTGGTCACCAGCGTATCATTTAATCCGAATGGGACGATGGTCGCCAGCGGGAGTTGGGATGACACTGTCCGTCTGTGGGATGTGAACACTGGGAGCGAGCTCCGCACACTTACTGGGCATACGAGTAGGGTCACCAGCGTATCGTTTAGTCCAGATGGGACGATGATCGCCAGTGGGAGTGAGGACGGTGCTGTTCGTCTGTGGGATGTGAACACGGGTGGCGAGCTCCACACGCTCACCGGGCATACGGTTGGAGTCATCGCCGTATCGTTTAGTCCAGATGGGACGATGATCGCCAGTGGGAGTGAGGATGGTGCTGTTCGTCTGTGGGATGCGAACAC
- a CDS encoding Gfo/Idh/MocA family oxidoreductase — protein MAGKLKVAAVGCGGIGYRHQLGYLQHPGAELVAVCDIDTAKAKTRAEELGIEKWYPSIKEMLANEECDLVDVVTADYLHFEPVMECLEAGKHVISEKPLSLYIDEAEQMVAKADEKGVYLAIDYNRRFAPGYVQARKWFDAGAIGQTYYLDMKLSQGGPASTWKGEYYLLYELETHAIDLLRWFGGEIVAVCVQMAKPRQHEAREGEDACYTSMAISFHYETEAVATLMASWDSDFIHPIERLEICGSDGEIVVDNVLTRATLMRRDNQVVEEYRPSIFREEQLAFDGTFALRVAALVDDLLAERPPAPTGRDGLQALRITEAIVESWKEKREVAVKID, from the coding sequence ATGGCAGGGAAACTGAAAGTAGCAGCAGTTGGGTGCGGTGGCATCGGATACCGTCATCAACTGGGGTATCTTCAGCATCCGGGTGCGGAATTGGTGGCGGTATGCGATATAGACACTGCTAAAGCGAAGACACGTGCTGAAGAACTTGGTATAGAGAAGTGGTACCCTTCCATCAAAGAGATGCTTGCGAATGAAGAGTGCGACCTCGTAGACGTTGTAACCGCTGACTATCTACACTTTGAACCCGTTATGGAATGCCTGGAAGCCGGGAAACACGTTATCTCCGAAAAACCGTTGTCCCTTTACATCGATGAAGCAGAACAGATGGTCGCGAAGGCAGACGAAAAAGGGGTCTACCTTGCTATCGATTACAATCGTCGGTTCGCCCCCGGATATGTCCAGGCACGGAAATGGTTTGATGCTGGTGCTATCGGACAGACTTACTATTTGGACATGAAATTATCTCAAGGCGGCCCCGCCTCAACCTGGAAAGGCGAATATTACCTACTCTATGAACTGGAAACCCACGCGATTGACCTGCTTCGATGGTTTGGTGGCGAGATTGTCGCTGTTTGCGTGCAAATGGCGAAGCCGCGGCAACATGAAGCGCGTGAAGGCGAAGATGCCTGTTATACGAGCATGGCTATCTCCTTCCACTATGAAACAGAAGCAGTCGCTACGTTGATGGCGAGTTGGGATAGCGATTTCATCCATCCGATTGAACGACTTGAAATCTGCGGTTCCGATGGCGAAATCGTCGTTGATAATGTTCTCACACGAGCGACTTTGATGAGACGGGATAATCAAGTCGTTGAAGAATACCGTCCGTCCATTTTTAGAGAGGAACAACTTGCGTTTGATGGAACATTCGCCTTACGGGTGGCGGCTCTCGTTGATGACTTACTCGCCGAGCGGCCGCCTGCCCCAACGGGGAGAGATGGTTTGCAAGCGTTACGGATTACTGAAGCTATTGTGGAATCGTGGAAGGAAAAACGGGAAGTCGCAGTCAAGATCGATTAA